A single Lolium perenne isolate Kyuss_39 chromosome 6, Kyuss_2.0, whole genome shotgun sequence DNA region contains:
- the LOC127305981 gene encoding uncharacterized protein: protein MESGPIKCPGGRFKKKAQRTTAYKRKKMWPEASKSAKSDKDDNLVPRRKRGRPAGSKSAKSNLGRKPTLAYINSTDSEGERDKDDDFDLMRKRRCPAVSKFAKNNKDDNFVPTKKKGRPAGSKSAKRKMGLKPASTHICSSNSKGERDKGNDFDPTVPHADGRKKNAWVQGRYGSAFKRASEAEAQEKFPGEYPRFTKCMMPSNVLRVFWLHLSSDFCRSYLPQCNTKMILEDEDGQTDYVKYLSARDGLSGGWRGFAIDHSLKVGDTVVFELVEPTKFKVYIRREDKFTTADDDARSKEDLAVATRDSSTAPSDDANIAGEQAVGDVGDGIGSPDSGIKDPDGITAQSSTDQVPVEREGYVEVKLEKDDVAEKMKALKDPDGITAQSSTDQLPVEHEGYVEVKLEKDDVAEKMKALKSMMAALKEGLKAVDIEVEELESSVEKNAQAMQQMLNAQ, encoded by the exons ATGGAGAGTGGGCCAATAAAGTGTCCTGGCGGTCGTTTTAAAAAGAAAGCACAGAGAACTACTGCTTACAAA AGGAAGAAAATGTGGCCAGAAGCTTCCAAATCCGCCAAGAGCGACAAGGATGATAATCTTGTTCCGAGG AGAAAGAGAGGGAGGCCAGCCGGTTCCAAGTCTGCTAAGAGCAATTTGGGGAGGAAACCTACATTGGCTTATATCAATAGTACTGATAGTGAGGGCGAGAGGGACAAAGATGATGATTTCGACCTGATG AGGAAGAGAAGGTGTCCAGCAGTCTCCAAGTTTGCAAAGAATAACAAGGATGATAATTTTGTGCCGACG AAGAAGAAAGGGAGGCCAGCAGGTTCAAAATCTGCTAAGAGAAAGATGGGACTAAAACCGGCATCCACTCACATATGCAGTAGTAATAGTAAAGGAGAGAGGGACAAAGGCAATGATTTTGACCCGACA GTACCCCATGCTGACGGCCGAAAGAAAAACGCATG GGTTCAGGGCAGATATGGCTCTGCTTTCAAAAGAGCTTCAGAGGCAGAGGCACAGGAGAAATTTCCAGGAGAATATCCAAGGTTCACCAAATGTATGATGCCATCGAATGTTCTTAGGGTGTTTTGGCTG CATCTCTCGAGTGACTTCTGCAGAAGTTATCTTCCACAGTGTAACACTAAAATGATACTAGAAGATGAGGATGGGCAGACAGATTATGTAAAGTACTTAAGTGCCAGGGACGGTCTCAGTGGTGGATGGAGAGGATTTGCGATAGATCATAGTcttaaggttggcgacaccgtggTCTTTGAGCTCGTAGAACCAACAAAATTCAAG GTGTATATAAGGAGAGAGGATAAGTTCACAACAGCTGATGATGATGCCAGGTCCAAGGAGGACCTAGCGGTTGCCACCAGAGACAGCAGCACAGCACCCAGCGATGATGCCAACATAGCCGGTGAACAAGCAGTAGGAGATGTCGGTGATGGCATAGGATCTCCAGATTCAGGCATCAAAGATCCTGATGGCATCACTGCTCAGTCATCGACAGATCAAGTGCCGGTGGAGCGTGAGGGGTACGTGGAGGTCAAGCTCGAGAAGGACGATGTGGCAGAGAAGATGAAAGCCCTCAAAGATCCTGATGGCATCACTGCTCAGTCATCGACAGATCAACTGCCGGTGGAGCATGAGGGGTACGTGGAGGTCAAGCTCGAGAAGGACGATGTGGCAGAGAAGATGAAAGCCCTCAAGTCGATGATGGCGGCTCTGAAGGAGGGTCTGAAGGCAGTGGACATTGAGGTAGAAGAATTGGAGTCGAGTGTGGAGAAGAATGCGCAAGCTATGCAGCAGATGTTAAATGCACAATGA
- the LOC127305982 gene encoding protein CPR-5, producing the protein MDGAHAAGDSLEASSSASSTGSASRRSRKHKGFHLRRRPLSVRAGGGGGSKGATADGVQDLALPLGMSFAAVLAQVLNKSSGSGNGLQPDYLSKMCTSAVKESLTNIYGDRFDSFMGNFEKSFGSTLRTLHLLNEAPVYEQDIPQCSHGDGSPVTETKLSGAESQGPISGVQQNPLVNSMNKQIILHAGVNQQLVQLPRSRSSPECDQDILNVFERSLNEQVRSNELKELEIGLNMRRLQLKQSHLALSSYSHMLEKIKISMGFQKAAFREEKLKTQMEDTRHAEFLKRLIDMLLTAVVFMSACFGYGTYIYSYQRITAVTAACAAASRESKSWWMPNSVSTFNSGLLFFRCHLIASTRIFFGILMVLLIAWLIFQRSAMTGSNMPITFNLVLLGGVCGFAGRFCVDTLGGDGNVWLIFWEILCAIHLLGNSYPSLLHRGLHGPISVTHRSKAVGLPYWVRRYIFYAAVALILPCLAGLLPFASLSDWTEHAVESIKSRFTGSDIET; encoded by the exons ATGGACGGGGCCCACGCCGCCGGCGACTCGCTGGAGGCGTCCTCCTCGGCGTCGTCCACCGGCTCGGCCTCCCGGCGCTCGCGGAAGCACAAGGGATTCCACCTGCGGCGGCGGCCGCTGTCCGTTCGGGCAGGAGGGggcggcggcagcaagggagcAACCGCTGACGGCGTGCAGGACCTCGCCCTGCCTCTGGGGATGTCCTTCGCGGCGGTTCTCGCCCAG GTTTTGAATAAAAGCAGTGGTTCTGGAAACGGATTACAACCTGATTACCTTTCAAAG ATGTGTACCTCCGCGGTGAAGGAGTCTTTAACAAAT ATATATGGCGACAGATTTGACAGTTTCATGGGAAACTTCGAGAAATCATTTGGCAGTACACTGAGGACGCTTCATCTACTCAATGAGGCACCTGTCTATGAGCAAGATATCCCTCAATGTTCTCACGGTGATGGTAGTCCTGTGACTGAGACCAAATTGAGTGGCGCTGAATCACAAGGCCCGATATCTGGTGTCCAGCAGAACCCACTCGTGAATTCCATGAATAAGCAGATTATTCTTCATGCTGGTGTCAATCAACAACTGGTTCAGCTACCTCGTAGCAGATCTAGCCCAGAGTGTGATCAGGACATCCTTAATGTATTTGAGAGATCTCTGAATGAGCAAGTTCGTTCAAATGAGCTCAAAGAACTTGAAATAGGACTTAATATGAGAAGGTTACAGCTAAAGCAATCTCATTTGGCTCTCAGCTCCTACTCACACATGTTAGAGAAGATCAAAATCTCGATGGGATTTCAGAAAGCTGCTTTCAGAGAGGAGAAATTAAAGACTCAAATGGAAGACACAAGACATGCAGAATTTCTCAAGAGGCTTATAGATATGCTTCTTACAGCAGTGGTTTTTATGTCTGCCTGTTTCGGATATGGAACATATATTTATTCGTATCAGCGGATAACCGCTGTTACTGCAGCTTGTGCAGCTGCTTCAAGG GAGTCCAAATCCTGGTGGATGCCAAATTCTGTATCAACTTTCAACTCAGGATTGCTATTTTTCAGATGTCATTTGATTGCATCAACAAGGATATTTTTTGGCATCTTGATGGTTCTATTGATTGCTTGGTTGATATTCCAGCGTTCTGCAATGACTGGATCCAACATGCCAATAACATTCAATCTTGTGTTATTGGGAGGTGTTTGTGGTTTTGCTGGAAGGTTCTGCGTGGACACACTGGGTGGGGATGGAAATGTTTGGCTCATCTTCTGGGAGATCCTTTGTGCCATCCATTTACTTGGAAACAGTTACCCATCTCTTCTGCATCGTGGTCTTCACGGTCCTATTTCTGTGACACACAGATCCAAGGCTGTCGGTTTGCCGTATTGGGTTCGCCGGTACATATTTTACGCTGCAGTGGCCTTGATCCTTCCATGCCTGGCTGGTTTGTTGCCCTTTGCGTCCCTATCAGACTGGACGGAACATGCAGTTGAATCTATAAAGTCCAGATTTACTGGAAGCGACATTGAGACttga
- the LOC127305980 gene encoding pentatricopeptide repeat-containing protein At1g05750, chloroplastic → MAVAASPSLTLPPPARRATQKPSRRTPSRDVVSWTSAIARPAREGDLPATAAALSAMLSSPAAPAPNDVTLLTVLSACAAAAPSSPLARPLALSLHALAIKLFPSHLLLCTCLARFYLASRLPHLALQLFGSMPVRSVITHNTMITGLMRNGLVAAAREVFDGMPAPDKVSWTALIDGCAKNGHHEEAIDGFHAMLRNGVEPDYVTLVAVISACAEVGALGLGMWVHRFVPKQGLEHNVRVANSLVDMYARCGQVELARQVFGKMRKRTVVSWNSMIVGFAANGRCADAIEHFEAMREAGFRPDAVTFTGVLTACSHAGLTDEGLRYYDAMRSEHGIAARMEHYGCVVDLLGRAGRLDEAMKVVMTMPMRPNEVVLGALLAGCRMHGDVDMAEQLMQDLLEQDPGGDSNYVLLSNIYAADGKWDGVGKVRSLMKARRVKKMPGHSAVEIAGDVHEFVCGDRSHPQAGELFDMLGLLRYEMAGCESCE, encoded by the coding sequence ATGGCAGTGGCCGCCTCACCATCGCTCACCCTTCCCCCACCCGCGCGGCGCGCCACCCAGAAGCCGAGCCGCCGCACGCCGTCGCGAGACGTGGTCTCGTGGACCTCCGCCATCGCGCGCCCGGCGCGAGAGGGCGACCTGCCGGCGACGGCCGCCGCGCTCTCCGCCATGCTCTCTTCCCCCGCCGCGCCTGCACCCAACGACGTCACCCTCCTGACCGTCCTCTCcgcctgcgccgccgccgccccctcctccccGCTCGCCAGGCCCCTCGCGCTCTCGCTCCACGCCCTCGCCATCAAGCTCTTCCCCAGCCACCTCCTCCTCTGCACCTGCCTGGCGCGGTTCTACCTCGCGTCCCGCCTCCCCCACCTCGCCCTCCAGCTGTTCGGCTCCATGCCCGTCAGGTCCGTCATCACCCACAACACCATGATTACCGGCCTCATGCGCAACGGCCTCGTCGCTGCCGCGCGCGAGGTGTTCGACGGAATGCCGGCACCAGACAAGGTCTCCTGGACGGCGCTGATCGACGGGTGTGCCAAGAACGGGCACCACGAGGAGGCGATCGACGGCTTCCACGCCATGCTGCGGAACGGTGTTGAGCCAGACTACGTGACGTTGGTAGCTGTCATCTCTGCCTGCGCCGAGGTGGGCGCGCTCGGGCTCGGGATGTGGGTGCATCGGTTCGTGCCCAAGCAGGGCCTGGAGCACAATGTCCGTGTTGCCAACTCGCTGGTCGACATGTACGCGCGGTGCGGGCAGGTGGAGCTCGCGCGGCAGGTGTTTGGGAAGATGAGGAAACGGACCGTGGTCTCCTGGAACTCGATGATCGTTGGTTTCGCTGCCAACGGACGGTGCGCTGACGCGATCGAGCATTTCGAGGCGATGCGAGAGGCGGGGTTCAGGCCGGACGCGGTGACGTTCACCGGCGTGCTCACGGCCTGCAGCCATGCCGGGCTCACCGACGAGGGGCTGAGGTACTACGACGCCATGAGGTCGGAGCATGGCATCGCTGCGAGGATGGAGCACTACGGGTGCGTGGTGGACTTGCTCGGCCGGGCTGGGCGCCTGGACGAGGCGATGAAGGTGGTGATGACCATGCCGATGCGGCCAAACGAGGTGGTGCTCGGAGCGctgctggcagggtgccggatgcACGGAGACGTTGACATGGCCGAGCAGCTGATGCAGGATCTTCTCGAGCAGGACCCCGGTGGCGACTCGAACTACGTGCTGCTGTCGAACATCTATGCCGCCGACGGGAAATGGGATGGCGTGGGCAAGGTCCGGAGCTTGATGAAAGCCCGGAGAGTGAAGAAGATGCCAGGACACAGCGCCGTGGAGATCGCCGGCGATGTGCATGAGTTTGTCTGCGGGGATCGGTCGCATCCTCAAGCTGGAGAGTTGTTCGACATGCTTGGTCTGCTCAGATATGAGATGGCAGGGTGCGAGAGCTGTGAATAA